The DNA segment caaatcgtcctgaagtcggcctctccaggcccagctccggcctcccggcggcctctgcaggcccaagtcgtcGTCAAGTCGGCCTGGAattgggcctggaagagcagcaagtcggccttcccgggcccagctccgtcctctcggcggcctctccaggtgcaaaacttcctcgagtcagcctctccaggcccagctcctcctgcctcccagtggcctctttcagccCAGACCAGCTCATGGCTCTtggcggccttcccaggccccgcttttgacttttggtggcctcttcaggcccagaaGTTGACCTCCAGTGGGCCTTTgcaggcccggcctcctgcctctcgaaGGCCTGCATGGGCCTGGACTCACAGCAGACTCACAGCGgactctccatgcccagctagctcTTGCCTCATTGCGGCCTCCcgagtccaaagctcctgcctctcggccgcttcggcaggcccagctcccgcctgccagcggcctctttaggcccagctcat comes from the Pan troglodytes isolate AG18354 chromosome 8, NHGRI_mPanTro3-v2.0_pri, whole genome shotgun sequence genome and includes:
- the LOC134807083 gene encoding putative uncharacterized protein FLJ44672 codes for the protein MQPGETAVPAEAAMWEAEAGPPQIGLSRPTCSLPASSPGPALPPGCVSRPDSGLPTPSLDSAPAQLPAALVGPPLPEAKLPRPSSGLTVASPGSAPALRWQGRWAPLGPAWASRRPLQAQIVLKSASPGPAPASRRPLQAQVVVKSAWNWAWKSSKSAFPGPAPSSRRPLQVQNFLESASPGPAPPASQWPLSAQTSSWLLAAFPGPAFDFWWPLQAQKLTSSGPLQARPPASRRPAWAWTHSRLTADSPCPASSCLIAASRVQSSCLSAASAGPAPACQRPL